CAGGTATATTCCTTGCCGACCACAAAAACCGTCTCGCCTGCGGGAAGTGCGGCTATACCGAGTTCAAGAAGTAATTCGCTTCAAGAACCAATCTAACTCATTTTTCAACCCGAACCGCAGGAGTTTTTCTTGCGGTTCTTTTCATCATGTCCTCCTCAAGAGGACATAAACCTTTCAAGTTTTTTCTTTGAAACCTTTCAAGTTTTTTCTTTGGAACCTTTCAAGTTTTTTCTTTGGAGTATCTCATCCTTTTTCCTTTGGAATCGTTCAGGCCTTTTCATGAAGCGCTCTTTTGCAGCAAGCTTTTTTTGCAATATATACCCAGAAGCTGAGCCTGAAGATAAAGCTAGATCCTGAATTTAGTAAATAAGTAACTATTTTCTGTAGTCGTATATATAGCCTGGCGCATATATAATTCTACACAAATATTTTATGAAGACAACTCCCGGGGGAATATGCACTCTCTTTATGCCAGAGCCTGGTACAGTAAAGCCCTTGCTCTTTTGAACCTGAAAAATCCGATCGAGTCAGAGAAATATTTTGAAAAGGCTCTTGAAGCTTTCGATGCCCTGCTTGAAATAAACCCTGAGGATACGGTCGCCTGGCAATATAAAGGAAAAATACTGCGGTACATGGACCGGCCTGAGGAATCTCTGGAGGCTTTTGAAAAGGTCCTTGTTTTTGACCCGGACAATGTCCCTGCCCATTATTTTAAGGGCATGACACTCGGGTACCTGAACCTTCCTGAGCAGGCTCTGGAGGCTTTCGAAGAGGTATTTGAAAGAGATGCAAAACATGCAGGAGCTCTTTACTATAGCGGGCTTGCCTTATACCGATTGGGGAGGCACATCGAAGCAGTTTCAGCCCTTTCAGGGGCTCTGGAAATAAATCCTGATAACCCTGGAGCCTGGTACCACAGGGGAGCCTCCCTCTACATTCTGGGAAAGAGTGTGGAAGCTCTTGAAGCTTTTGAAAAAGCACTGGCACTGGAACCCTTAAATGCAGGAGCCTGGGAAGGCAAGGCAAAAGCATACCTTTCTCTGAGAAGAAAAAGGGAAGCTTTGAATGCATGTGAAAAAGCTCTGGAGCTTGAACCTGCTTCTGCAGGAGCCTGGAAAACCGGGGGAAAAATTTTGGAAAGCATTGGGAAAAGAGAAGAGGCACTTGAAGCTTTTGAAAGAAGCCTTACTCTTGAACCCACGAATGTAAGAAACAGGGTTGAAAAAGGCAGGCTGCTCGGAAGCCTGGGAAGATATGAGGAAGCACTTCAGGTGTTTGAAAGTGCACTTCAGATGGACAGTTCTCTTACTGAAGCCAAAATCAACAGGGGAAAAGCCCTGCTGGCTCTTGGAAATTACCAACAGGCTCTTGATTCTTTCAGTAATACTCTTAAAGAAGACCCCAAGAATTCAGAATGCTGGGGGGAGACGGGCAGGTGTTTCTTTGTCCTCGGGAAATATTATGACGCAATGCAGGCTTACGAAAAAGCTCTCTCTTTTGGGTCCGAAAATAGCTGCACCCTGAGCGGCATTGGTGAAGTTTATTATGAGCTTGGGAATTATTCCGAAGCTCTGGAAGCTTTTGAACAGGCTATAAGGCTTGATTTAGAAAATGCCTTTGCCTGGAATGGGAAGGGAAATGTGCTCTGTAAACTCGGGAAGTATAGGGAAGCCCTCGAAGCTTATGAAAATCTCCTTACGCTTGATTATGAAAGCCTGCCTGCCCGCTACAACCGCGGAGTTGCCCTTTCCAGGCTTAAAACCAGGCAAAATGACGCCGAAGAACCTCTTGAAAACCAGCTCCAGACAGCTTTTAAAAAATACCTTGAGCTGTCCGGGAATCTTCCTGAGAATAAAATTGGGGCTGCTAGCTGGAAATACAGGGGGATTGCTCTTGCTGAACTTGGAGAATATAAAGAAGCACTTAAAGCTTTTGACAGGGCGGCGAAGTACAGACCAGAAGATATTTCCCCTCTGACCTGCAGAGGAATTGTCCTCATATGCCTTGGAAAATATGAAAAAGCTCTGGAGGTTTTTGAGCAGGCAGAAGAGAGTTTTTACACAAACATAAGCTCAGAAAAAGCTAGAGAGATCAGTGAAGTAATAAAAGTGGAAATGCCCAGGGTTCTGGACACTGCCGGAAAAAAGCACATGCTGGAAATGCTCATGATCGCCAAAGGTTTTGCCCTTGAAGCTCTTGGCAGATATGAAGATGCCCTGAAAGCCTTTGAAAGTGCCAGAAAACTGTCGGGAAACGGAAAAATCGCCTTTTCCGGGAAAGGCATTGTATTTGTACACTGCGGAGAATGGAAAAAAGCCCTGGAAGCATTTGATAGTGCCCTTATCTTCGATCCTGGAGATACTCTGGCTTCGGCAATGAAAGCCTTTGCCCTGATAAGGCTTAAGGAGTTTGAGGAAGCTGTAAAGGTTCTCGAACGGGTCACAGCCGGGGATACATGCCCGGATCTTCCCTTCTACCTGCTGGGTTTTGCCTGTTCAAAGCAGGGAGATTTTGAAAACGCCTTGCAGGCGTACAGAAAAGCAACTGAAGCAAATCCGAAGAACATTCATGCCAGGAATGGGCTTGCAGAGATATATTTCAGGCTTGGGAACAGCAGGGGTGCGTTAAAAGAGCTTGAAGCTTCAATTGCAGAAGCTCCGGAAAATGCATTTTCAAGGAACCTGAAAGGCAGGGTGGAGCTTGAAGAACAGGCATGTGAAGACGCTCTTGAGTCTTTTCGGATGGCTCTTGCCCTGGATACGGAAGACAAGAGGCTCCTGCTCTGGGACGTATATGCCAGGTATATGTATGCAGAAACTTCTTTTGAAGAAGATAGTGCACGTTTCAGATACATACTCCTTGCAGCTGCCGGAAAACTTGAAAAGGCAGCTATTTGCCGGGAACCGGAAGACAATGAACTGAAAGCTTACGCCCTGTACTTCCTGGGCTTTTTTTACTATAAAGCCCGTTACTTCCGAAAAGCCTCCGAAAGGCTCGAAGAATGCCTGAAACTTGAAAATTCCAGGGAGGTAAAACAGCCTGCTGCCCTCTTCCTTAAAAATATCCGTACCGGCCATCCAGGATCTGCCTGGTGGGAATGGTGGTTTGCTTCGGAAACATACGGTTTCATTAAAAAAGCAGGATTCGGGCTAATTTTCCTGATAATCTTCAGCTTGCTGCTGTCCCACCCTGCAGCCTCAACCCTTCCCTTCGTATCCTGGCCGGCATCCATTATAAGCCAGGTTTTTTATCCGAATGGGGAAAACAGTGCCTTATGGGCGCGTTATGGAAAGGAGTATGTAGTCTCGATTCTGATTTTGTCCGCTCTCCTGTTCCTTCCGGCGTTCAGATTCAACAGGTCGGGACGGGAAGAACTTGAACTTGAAACACTTACTCCACCACCTCTGGACTTTGACATCCCTTCCTCCATTCTGGAAGAGTTTAAGGAAAGGCTCGAAAAAAATCTGTTCTCTCCGGAACCCATGAGAGAAAGCATGGAAAAGCTCGGGAAGTTTTGAAGCTCCGGAAAAGAAGGTGAAGCTCATAAAAGAAAGATAACTCAAAAAACTTCAAGGATGTCAGAAAAGCAAATGTATATAACCCTCTCCGATATTATCGAAGGCAGTGATAGCAAGCAGAGGAGACGCACCGGAAGGAGAGTGGAAGCCGTGAAAAACACATTCATCCTTGGAATCGAGGGTACTGCCTGGAATCTGAGTGCCGCAATCGTGACTGAGAACGAAATCATTGCTGAGGTTACAGAAACTTATAAACCCGAAAAAGGCGGAATTCACCCAAGGGAAGCCGCCCAGCACCATGCAAAATATGCAGCAAGTGTAATCAAAAAACTCCTTGCAGAAGCAAAAGAAAAAGGTGTAGAGCCTTCGGATATTGACGGAATAGCTTTTTCTCAGGGCCCCGGACTCGGACCCTGCCTTAGAACCGTTGCAACAGCAGCCAGGATGCTCTCCCTGTCTCTCGGGATCCCACTGTTAGGAGTCAACCACTGCATCGCCCATATAGAAATAGGGGTCTGGCGAACCCCGGCAACCGACCCTGTAGTTCTTTATGTAAGCGGGGCAAATTCCCAGGTAATCTCATATATGGAAGGGAGGTACAGGGTCTTTGGTGAGACTCTTGATATTGGCCTGGGAAATGCCCTTGATAAATTTGCGCGGGGAGCTGGCCTGCCTCATCCCGGAGGGCCTAAAATCGAGGCTTGCGCTAAAGACGCAAAGAAATATATCCATCTCCCGTATGTGATTAAAGGAATGGACCTCTCATTTTCCGGGCTCTCAACAGCTTCAAGCGAAGCCCTGAAAAAAGCTTCTCTTGAAGATGTCTGCTATTCATATCAGGAAACAGCTTTTGCAATGGTTGTGGAGGTTGCAGAACGCGCCCTTGCCCACACAGGAAAAAAGGAAGTGCTGCTGGCAGGCGGTGTAGGTGCAAATACCAGGCTTCGCGAGATGTTAAACGAGATGTGTGAAGCCAGAGGTGCAAAGTTCTATGTGCCCGAAAAGCGCTTCATGGGCGACAACGGGACAATGATCGCATATACCGGGCTCCTGATGTATAAGTCAGGAAATACTCTCTCCCTTGAAGATTCGCGTGTGAACCCGAGTTTCAGGACCGATGATGTGAAAGTGACCTGGATAAAGGAAAAGGAAATGAAAAAGGTCCCTGAAATTTCTCCTGAGATATTCCTCAGGACTCCCCCCGGAGAGATGCTTGACAACGGGGCTGAAGCTGTTATTTACCTTGAGGATGGACCGGAAGGAAAGAAAGTGCTTGTTAAGGAAAGGGTTCCCAAGGTTTACAGGCACAGAGGAATAGATGAGAGGATCAGGAGAGAAAGGAACCGGACAGAAGCCCGCCTGATGTCTGAAGCCAGGCGCACAGGAGTGCCTACGCCAATCATCTACGATGTTGAGGAATTCAAGCTCAAAATGCAGTTCATCGAAGGAGTTCCCATTAAGTATCTTATAACCCCAGAGGTTTCGGAAAAGGTCGGAGAGCTTGTTGGCAGGCTACACAGTTCAGGTATAGTACACGGAGACCTTACCACTTCAAACCTCCTGCTTGCAGGCGAAAGGCTTTACCTTATCGACTTCGGGCTTGCTTATTTTGATAAAAGCCTGGAAGCCAGAGGTGTGGACGTCCATGTGCTTTTCCAGACTTTTGAAAGTACACACCGCGACCACGAAACCCTTGTTAAAGCTTTCAAAAAAGGGTATGGAAGTACTTTTATAGGTTCAGAGGATGTACTCAGGCGAGTAGAAGAGATAAAAAAGAGGGCTCGCTATGCATAAGATTATCTTTGTTACGGGAAATAAGGGCAAGTTTGCCGAGGTAAGGGATATCTTCAAAACTTTCGGGATCGAAGTCATCCAGAACAAAAATGGTTATCCTGAACTCCAGGAAAATGAACTTGAACCGATTGCTGCTTACGGGGCACAGTATGTTGCAAACAAACTGAACATGCCTGTGATGGTAGATGACTCCGGGATATTCATAAATGCTTTAAACGGTTTTCCAGGCCCCTACTCCCGTTTTGTGGAAGACAAACTGGGAAATCTCAAAGTGCTCAAAATGATGGAAGGAGAAGAGGACAGGACCGCATATTTTAAAACCGTAATCGGATATTGTGAACCCGGAAAAGAACCCCTGGTCTTCCCTGGTATTGTGGAAGGGAAGATCGCATACGAAGAGCGTGGAACAGGTGGTTTTGGATATGATCCTATCTTCGAATACAGGGGCATGACCTTCGGGGAACTCGGGGACGAAGAAAAGAATAAGGTTTCCCACCGGCGCAGGGCTGTAGATAAGTTCCTGAAATGGTTTTCCAGAAAGTCTTAACTTTTATTCTTCCAATTTGTGCTTGAGCATATCAAGAGCCACACTGAGCTGATTTAAACCCAGTTTAAGGGCAACGGTAATGACCTTGTTATTTGAAGTATGGCCAAACTCTCGTTTGATTGCAAATAAATCCATTATGCACTGCTGGTCCAGAACGAGAGGCCCATCAAGCAAGTCTTTTGAGGTAGGCTTTTTGTCTTTAATTTCAGTTTTCTTTGGCTCGGTTTTTGACCCGTTTTCAGATTTTGCCGTTCCTCCTCCAGCTTCAGGTCTCGGCCCCTGTAAGTATTCCATTTGCTGGAGGCATTGAGTCAGGCAAATATTTTTTATAAATTCTTCAACTTCCATTTCGTTAAGAGCTGCATACTTTTTTATTCCCTCAAGTTGTTCCTCAGAAAAAGGGATACATAACAGATTTTCGTCGCATTCCTTGTTTATTCCAAACCCTCCTGTGTTTTCCGATGAATTGTACTTTTCACTTACTGTTTATATTTTAAGTGTTATCCTATTCCAGCTTTTTTTGTATTCAAGCTTTCTTTGATTAGTCTTCTCCTGTTATTCTTTAACCTGTTCTTTATCTTCAAGTTTTCCTTTTTGTTTTAAACTGCCGGAAAAATACCTCCTCCGATGGAGTAAAATTTTTTATTATGTAAACCTCATTTATCGTTATATGAAAAAATTTGTTTTAGACACTGTGGCCGCAGACACGATCCCACTTAAACTTGTAGTATATCTTGGGCTTCTGGCTACAGTAGTGCTCCTTCTGGCCCAGGCCTGGAATGTAGTAGCCTCGCCTGTCCTTCAGGAAGCGAAAATTAAAACCCAGGCAGAAACAGCCTCCCTTTCCCTTCTCTCGATCCAGGGGGGGTATGCCCGAGACCCTGCAGACAGGTACAGCCCTGAAGGGAGCATGTGCACCCTGACCTTTTCTCTCCCGCTGTCTGTCAGGTACATCAGTTTCGGAGTGGACCCTGATCAGGAATGCAATGGCAACCTGACCGACTCCGGGTGGATTCCGGAAAACAACACCCTTATCTACCAGTACAAAAACGGAGTTAAAAAAAGAGTGCTGATTGAAGGAGATGCCATTCACTTTATAAAAGGCATCCAGAATCCGGAAAGCATCTGGATTCCTGCCGAAAGCCAGGACAGCAGCGAGACGTCATCAGTGTTCGAAAGCACAGCAGTAGTCATAGAATCCCCGGTTTCAGGTGAGTTTCTGTTCGAAATGGTTACCCAGGACGGCATAAGATACACAATGGCCCGGTTCTGATCAGGAACATATCAGGAACATATCAGGAACATATCAGGAGTCCGAAATCAGTAACGCTCTTGCCGGGGCTCCATCGCAGCCCTCAACTTTCAGGGGAAGGCACAGGAAAAAATACATTCCGGCCTCGACTGAGCTGAGGTCAAGACATTCCACGATGTTCACGTTATTTGAAAGAAGCGTGTGATGAGCAGGCAGGCTTTCTGAGGAGAGGCTGTCCACGGAAAAAACATCGATTCCTACTGTTTTGAACCCATTCTGGACAATCCAGGCTGCAGCAGTTGCATCAAGGTAAGCAGATTCCTCAAATACCCTTTTCTTATCAAGTCCTCCTACCCGAAAGCCCGGTATTTCCGGACTTTTTTCATTTCGGACAGAAGCCGTTGTTTTCAGGAGGAGAATGGAAACATTTTCAGTATTTTTCTGGTCATTGTTTCTCTGGTCTTTGTAAGCCTTATCAAGAATATTGCCTGTCAATGCCCCGTTTATTTGGGAAAAATCCAGAACAACCGCCTTACCCATAAGGTTTTCAATGTTCAGTCTGTCAACTGAAAGTCCATCTTTCAGGATGTGAGAAGGAGCGTCAACGTGCGTGCCTGTATGGCTTCCAAGACTCAATCTGGATACTGCACAACCGTCATTTTCAAGAGTGAGGAACTTTTCGATTGAAGGCTCGGGGTCTCCAGGAAAGATAGGGGTAAAAGAAGAAATAGGGACTGTAACATCTATGATCTTTCCCTTAACTGGGATTTTTTTCGGGTCAAACATCTCTTTCCGACCTTTTCCTGACTTTTTCGGACTTTGTTCTGATTTTTTTGGATTTCAATCAACTTGATTCTCATGTCATTCCATGTAAATAATGGATCTGTTAGTACATTCATCTATGCATTTCATGCAAAGGTTACACTTTTCAGGATCAATTTTTGCAAGCTCGTTTTCTTCATAAATGGCACCTACAGGACATACATCCTTGCATTTTCCGCACCTTTTGCAGCCGAAAACTACAACATATCCTTCCTTCTCTGACATCAGTGAACCTTTGGTATCTGATAGATATATTTATTTCTGAACCATTAAGTTTTGAACCGGATCCGGATTAATTTCTTTTCATTTAGTGGATCTCATTCGGAGACAGGGGAGGTATCCGGAAACAAGCCTTATATAGGACAAAAGTATATGCAGTCTCAGGTATGGAAAAGTTATCCAAAGATGAGACAGGCTCCTTTTGCAGTTACCTTTCAGAAGGCTGCAGGCTATGCCAGCAGGGCGCCAAAATGGTGCTCTTTGTAACGGGTCTGTGCCCTAAAAGCTGTTTTTACTGCCCACTTTCCGATGAAAGGCATGGAAAAGACCTGGTTTTTGCAAACGAAAGGCTTGTAAAAAGCGATGAGGATTTGTTGAAGGAAGCGGAGCTTATGGATGCCCTCGGGACAGGGATTACTGGTGGGGAGCCTCTAATTAAAGTGGAGAGAGTCCTGCACTACATTCACCTGCTTAAGTCCTCTTTTGGGAAAGGTCATCATATTCACCTTTATACTTCTCTTGCTCCTGATAGGGAAACCCTTGAAAAGTTAGCAGAAGCAGACCTTGATGAAATCCGCTTCCATCCTCCGCAGGCAGTCTGGGGAGAGCTTATGCACAGCCCTTATGCAGATACCCTGCGAAATGCAAAAGATCTGGGGATGGAAACCGGAATAGAAATTCCTTCCCTTGAAGGGGCAGAGAAAGTTGCGGCTTTCGCAGAGGAAATGGGAATTTTCCTTAACCTGAACGAACTGGAATTTTCTGATAATAACTCAGATGCCCTGTATAAAAATGGTTTTTCCCTGGAATCAGATATTTCCTGTGCTGCTGCCGGGTCCCATACTTATGCTGAAAGTGCTTCTAGTATGTGTAAAAGAGTTCATTTCTGTTCTTCGACCTATAAAGATGCAGTCCAGTTGCGCAAAAGGTTTCAGAGGATTGCAAAAAATACAGCAAGAGAATTTGATGAAATCACGGAAGACGGCACTCTTATCTATGGGGTCATCAACGGAGGGAACCAGGAACTTGCAGAAGAAATTCTCAGGGATACAGATGTTCCAGATAAATTTTTCGAAGTAAAGGAAGGAAAAATTGAGGTAGCCTGGTGGGTGCTTGAAGACCTTAAAGCCGAGCTCAAAGAAGAACTTGAACCCCTTGGGACAAGCCTTTTCATTATTGAAAGGCATCCTTTTGAAGACGGGCTGCTTGTTGAACTTATCCCTCTATGAGGGCATCTGCCCGGATTTATATCCTAACTCCTTTTAAATAAAATGGACCAAGATTTTTTCAGCGAATTCACTCAGAAGAAATATCTTATAAAAGACAGGTCTAATAGAAGATAGATAAAGAGTTTAGAGAACTGCTAATCTTCTCCATGATTTGATCAAATCTGGAGATCCTAATGTTCTAAAATCCGCTTCGTGTGAAAAAATACGCTATATCCTATATTTGAAAAAGGATCCCTTATGCCATATCCGGTCGTACATGTCCTGTTTTTTTTGTTTTGCGTCTGCGCGGTAGCTGTATATGCTACAACAAAGGCGCTCTATTGCAGAGAGCTCTCATTCAGAAACTCAGGGACACTACTATTGCTGATGTTTGTAGGTGGTTTATGTACTCTGTTCCCGGACATAACGGCTGTATATAATCTACTCGTAAACGGCACTATAGAACACTGCTGGATTGGCTCGGTCCCGACGCATTCATTCCTGTTCAGTTCTACTGCAATTCTGTTCGGGGGGGTTGTCGGATATGTTGCATACAGGGAATTCAATAAAATAGTATACATGGCAATTTTTGCAGAGTCTGCTTTCCTCACACACCTGCTGTTAGATGATGTAACTACAGGATACTGTTATTATCTCTATCCGCTTTATAATAAACCTCTCAGTGTATCCTCAATGATGACTACAGAATTCACAGGGACTGGCTTTTTTCATTATCTGATCGCATCTTTTGTATCTGTTTTCTGCATATTCGTTGTAATATTAATGGCACTATTCGCTTTGAGCCAATTTGGGTTTGAATTCAGTTACAGAGCTGAAAAATGATTCCGGATCTGGTGATATACTGAACAAAAAACTCGTAAATCAGGTTTGGAGATCATCTACGCCATCAAGCTTTTTGACAACTCGAGCCGGATAACCCAGAGCAAGACTTTTTGGAGTGATATCCCGGTTAACTACGGAGCTGATTCCTATTATGGAGTTTTCCCCGATCTCTACCCCCCGGGTAATTATGCACCCCGGATTTACATAATTCCCCGCCTGATTTTATGGGAGCTATAGTCCTCGGATACGCCTGTCCTGTGGTCAGGTTGCCTCTTGAATTATCTTCTCATGTGATAGCCTTATCGGATTCTACTTCGGGTTATAATTTTTAGGAGTAAAGACTTTTTTATTTCTACTGCATCATTCGGGCACATTTCACGACAGCAGTAGCACTGAATACATTTTTGCTGGTTGATTTTAAGTGTCCTGCCCACTTCCTCAATTGCATGCGCTGAACAGTTCATAACGCAGGCTTTACAAAGCACACAGTTTGAAGTGTTTATA
The Methanosarcina sp. WWM596 DNA segment above includes these coding regions:
- a CDS encoding bifunctional N(6)-L-threonylcarbamoyladenine synthase/serine/threonine protein kinase, producing MSEKQMYITLSDIIEGSDSKQRRRTGRRVEAVKNTFILGIEGTAWNLSAAIVTENEIIAEVTETYKPEKGGIHPREAAQHHAKYAASVIKKLLAEAKEKGVEPSDIDGIAFSQGPGLGPCLRTVATAARMLSLSLGIPLLGVNHCIAHIEIGVWRTPATDPVVLYVSGANSQVISYMEGRYRVFGETLDIGLGNALDKFARGAGLPHPGGPKIEACAKDAKKYIHLPYVIKGMDLSFSGLSTASSEALKKASLEDVCYSYQETAFAMVVEVAERALAHTGKKEVLLAGGVGANTRLREMLNEMCEARGAKFYVPEKRFMGDNGTMIAYTGLLMYKSGNTLSLEDSRVNPSFRTDDVKVTWIKEKEMKKVPEISPEIFLRTPPGEMLDNGAEAVIYLEDGPEGKKVLVKERVPKVYRHRGIDERIRRERNRTEARLMSEARRTGVPTPIIYDVEEFKLKMQFIEGVPIKYLITPEVSEKVGELVGRLHSSGIVHGDLTTSNLLLAGERLYLIDFGLAYFDKSLEARGVDVHVLFQTFESTHRDHETLVKAFKKGYGSTFIGSEDVLRRVEEIKKRARYA
- a CDS encoding metal-dependent hydrolase; protein product: MPYPVVHVLFFLFCVCAVAVYATTKALYCRELSFRNSGTLLLLMFVGGLCTLFPDITAVYNLLVNGTIEHCWIGSVPTHSFLFSSTAILFGGVVGYVAYREFNKIVYMAIFAESAFLTHLLLDDVTTGYCYYLYPLYNKPLSVSSMMTTEFTGTGFFHYLIASFVSVFCIFVVILMALFALSQFGFEFSYRAEK
- a CDS encoding 30S ribosomal protein S27ae, with the protein product MAVKDYYKVQGDSVTRLKQFCPRCGPGIFLADHKNRLACGKCGYTEFKK
- a CDS encoding DUF362 domain-containing protein, with product MSEKEGYVVVFGCKRCGKCKDVCPVGAIYEENELAKIDPEKCNLCMKCIDECTNRSIIYME
- a CDS encoding tetratricopeptide repeat protein; translated protein: MHSLYARAWYSKALALLNLKNPIESEKYFEKALEAFDALLEINPEDTVAWQYKGKILRYMDRPEESLEAFEKVLVFDPDNVPAHYFKGMTLGYLNLPEQALEAFEEVFERDAKHAGALYYSGLALYRLGRHIEAVSALSGALEINPDNPGAWYHRGASLYILGKSVEALEAFEKALALEPLNAGAWEGKAKAYLSLRRKREALNACEKALELEPASAGAWKTGGKILESIGKREEALEAFERSLTLEPTNVRNRVEKGRLLGSLGRYEEALQVFESALQMDSSLTEAKINRGKALLALGNYQQALDSFSNTLKEDPKNSECWGETGRCFFVLGKYYDAMQAYEKALSFGSENSCTLSGIGEVYYELGNYSEALEAFEQAIRLDLENAFAWNGKGNVLCKLGKYREALEAYENLLTLDYESLPARYNRGVALSRLKTRQNDAEEPLENQLQTAFKKYLELSGNLPENKIGAASWKYRGIALAELGEYKEALKAFDRAAKYRPEDISPLTCRGIVLICLGKYEKALEVFEQAEESFYTNISSEKAREISEVIKVEMPRVLDTAGKKHMLEMLMIAKGFALEALGRYEDALKAFESARKLSGNGKIAFSGKGIVFVHCGEWKKALEAFDSALIFDPGDTLASAMKAFALIRLKEFEEAVKVLERVTAGDTCPDLPFYLLGFACSKQGDFENALQAYRKATEANPKNIHARNGLAEIYFRLGNSRGALKELEASIAEAPENAFSRNLKGRVELEEQACEDALESFRMALALDTEDKRLLLWDVYARYMYAETSFEEDSARFRYILLAAAGKLEKAAICREPEDNELKAYALYFLGFFYYKARYFRKASERLEECLKLENSREVKQPAALFLKNIRTGHPGSAWWEWWFASETYGFIKKAGFGLIFLIIFSLLLSHPAASTLPFVSWPASIISQVFYPNGENSALWARYGKEYVVSILILSALLFLPAFRFNRSGREELELETLTPPPLDFDIPSSILEEFKERLEKNLFSPEPMRESMEKLGKF
- a CDS encoding cyclase family protein encodes the protein MFDPKKIPVKGKIIDVTVPISSFTPIFPGDPEPSIEKFLTLENDGCAVSRLSLGSHTGTHVDAPSHILKDGLSVDRLNIENLMGKAVVLDFSQINGALTGNILDKAYKDQRNNDQKNTENVSILLLKTTASVRNEKSPEIPGFRVGGLDKKRVFEESAYLDATAAAWIVQNGFKTVGIDVFSVDSLSSESLPAHHTLLSNNVNIVECLDLSSVEAGMYFFLCLPLKVEGCDGAPARALLISDS
- a CDS encoding XTP/dITP diphosphatase, with the translated sequence MHKIIFVTGNKGKFAEVRDIFKTFGIEVIQNKNGYPELQENELEPIAAYGAQYVANKLNMPVMVDDSGIFINALNGFPGPYSRFVEDKLGNLKVLKMMEGEEDRTAYFKTVIGYCEPGKEPLVFPGIVEGKIAYEERGTGGFGYDPIFEYRGMTFGELGDEEKNKVSHRRRAVDKFLKWFSRKS
- a CDS encoding radical SAM protein — protein: MEKLSKDETGSFCSYLSEGCRLCQQGAKMVLFVTGLCPKSCFYCPLSDERHGKDLVFANERLVKSDEDLLKEAELMDALGTGITGGEPLIKVERVLHYIHLLKSSFGKGHHIHLYTSLAPDRETLEKLAEADLDEIRFHPPQAVWGELMHSPYADTLRNAKDLGMETGIEIPSLEGAEKVAAFAEEMGIFLNLNELEFSDNNSDALYKNGFSLESDISCAAAGSHTYAESASSMCKRVHFCSSTYKDAVQLRKRFQRIAKNTAREFDEITEDGTLIYGVINGGNQELAEEILRDTDVPDKFFEVKEGKIEVAWWVLEDLKAELKEELEPLGTSLFIIERHPFEDGLLVELIPL